The Spirosoma foliorum genome has a window encoding:
- a CDS encoding DUF5689 domain-containing protein: MYRKLLFVLSFLLVTHALQAQVTLTGTSYAETFDGVGTSLPSSWSIYTGATSTTLGNTATYVSAATAWTSTTGNFRNVASGDIGTGSNNTQQNAATDRAIAIRQTGSLGDPGAAFAVKLANTTGFQDFKLSLKLQSLDASSARSTTWAIQYGLGNSPTSFTTVATQAIGGSTFTNNTVNYEFGFALDNIGQNVWIRVVALTASTGSGSRATTGLDDFSLTYSALSNNPRIAVSATSLPAMVYTVGQTPTSTTFTTAGKNLNPATPIVVTPPANYEVSTDANSGYTTSPLALTPAGDGSVNQTVYTRLASGLSSGAYSGTVTVATTEVAGAKSIAVSGNVYPSSGSGPCGISTAISAVRGAADNVTFTVTGRVTSNIGTNMYIQDATGGLLLYTGSGTTIEIPEVSIGDEVQVTGVITTYRTDRELQQFTGCFVKTTSSSITPTSTTVTGTTVCDHKGELVTLPSVTISAPAGTAFTGGANYTLVGTSTVLRIQNGTDLVNATRPSGSFDLTGVVSLFDNVCQILPRSTADVPGSTPTAASCPEVGTGGSGTAVTATLDVAWWNVEWLGNTGFGPTNEAQQQSNVAAQLQTMNKDIYCLEEICDLTKLDAIVATLNAGTGKSYTYTCGADPSRPSPRPAIYYSHWFDSPEVPGDATTYAQKVCFVYDQAVVTNVSATQIVPASLTDAGSSDWASNRFPVLMNCDVTINGIKKNLKLVGVHAKSGSDNSSYSRRIADFNSLRTYLDTNYPNDNIMIMGDYNDDVDQSIYIDAATSATNVTSFSALSTSANYTVVTKQLSNCNVPSTASYPDIIDHLTVSNEISTNGTFTASGIQYITNSVNNVRPVTGGTTTSDHYPVTARFLLAAPDLTPTLDLPQANFNTNTTNNFAAYITEVGGNLPTTGNTIITITAPTGYTIGFDNTISSINVTDGTTNLAVDNTKWSVTNNVSNIQLTLTLAVGQSIGVSGKSTLGFSLTRTTANSGSTSSVTVNVSNDATQAYDSNITNNVYSRIISGL, translated from the coding sequence ATGTACAGAAAACTACTCTTCGTTCTATCTTTTCTTTTGGTAACGCATGCGCTTCAGGCGCAGGTAACGCTAACGGGTACATCGTACGCCGAAACATTTGATGGCGTGGGCACAAGCCTTCCATCAAGCTGGTCCATTTATACAGGTGCAACCAGCACTACACTAGGCAATACAGCTACTTACGTTTCTGCGGCAACCGCCTGGACATCAACTACGGGAAATTTCAGGAACGTAGCCTCAGGCGACATAGGTACAGGCTCGAACAATACACAGCAGAACGCAGCAACAGACAGAGCTATTGCCATCAGACAAACAGGCTCTTTGGGAGATCCAGGTGCAGCTTTTGCCGTTAAACTAGCCAACACAACTGGTTTTCAAGACTTTAAACTTTCTTTAAAGCTTCAATCGCTTGATGCATCTTCTGCCAGATCTACAACATGGGCTATACAGTATGGTCTGGGGAATTCGCCAACCAGTTTCACAACAGTAGCTACGCAGGCAATTGGTGGTTCTACATTTACCAACAATACGGTAAATTATGAATTTGGTTTCGCGCTCGACAATATTGGGCAGAATGTCTGGATCAGAGTGGTTGCGTTAACGGCTAGTACCGGAAGTGGTAGCCGGGCAACTACGGGTCTTGATGACTTTTCATTAACCTATTCAGCACTGAGTAATAACCCAAGAATTGCCGTTTCGGCCACGTCATTACCAGCGATGGTCTATACGGTTGGTCAAACACCAACGTCAACTACATTCACAACGGCAGGCAAAAATCTTAATCCAGCAACGCCAATTGTTGTTACGCCACCAGCGAATTATGAAGTTTCGACGGATGCCAACTCTGGTTATACCACAAGCCCTCTCGCCCTCACTCCTGCTGGCGATGGCAGTGTAAATCAGACTGTTTATACTCGCTTAGCGTCTGGCCTTTCTTCCGGCGCTTACTCAGGAACCGTTACAGTAGCCACTACAGAGGTAGCTGGTGCGAAATCAATTGCGGTTAGTGGAAACGTATACCCTAGTAGCGGCAGTGGCCCTTGCGGCATTTCTACCGCCATTAGTGCTGTCCGTGGCGCTGCCGATAACGTAACCTTCACTGTTACAGGTCGCGTTACGTCCAACATTGGTACCAACATGTACATCCAGGATGCAACAGGCGGGCTATTACTTTATACGGGTAGTGGTACTACAATAGAAATACCAGAAGTAAGTATTGGCGATGAAGTACAGGTAACAGGTGTAATAACGACCTATCGTACGGATAGAGAATTACAACAATTCACCGGTTGTTTTGTAAAGACAACCTCTAGCAGCATTACGCCAACGTCGACTACCGTTACGGGTACTACTGTCTGTGATCATAAAGGTGAATTAGTCACGCTGCCAAGTGTAACCATCAGTGCGCCCGCTGGAACTGCTTTTACAGGTGGGGCAAACTATACACTTGTTGGTACCAGCACTGTTTTACGAATTCAGAACGGAACCGATCTTGTTAATGCCACCCGCCCTTCTGGCAGCTTCGATCTTACAGGAGTTGTGAGCCTATTTGATAATGTTTGTCAAATATTACCTCGTTCAACAGCTGATGTCCCAGGCTCAACCCCAACTGCAGCTTCCTGCCCAGAAGTAGGAACAGGCGGATCGGGTACTGCCGTTACAGCTACCCTGGATGTTGCCTGGTGGAACGTTGAGTGGTTGGGTAATACGGGCTTTGGTCCTACCAATGAAGCACAACAACAGAGCAATGTTGCTGCACAACTTCAGACCATGAACAAGGATATTTACTGCCTGGAAGAGATTTGTGATCTTACAAAACTGGACGCTATCGTTGCTACGTTAAATGCAGGCACCGGGAAATCCTACACCTATACATGCGGTGCCGATCCAAGTCGCCCTTCGCCAAGACCTGCTATTTATTATTCTCACTGGTTTGATTCTCCTGAAGTACCGGGCGATGCAACTACTTATGCTCAAAAAGTATGTTTTGTATATGATCAGGCTGTAGTTACGAATGTATCGGCTACTCAAATTGTACCAGCTAGTTTAACAGATGCAGGATCGAGCGACTGGGCATCCAACCGTTTCCCTGTGTTAATGAATTGCGATGTGACCATAAATGGTATCAAGAAAAACCTTAAGCTAGTTGGGGTTCACGCCAAGTCGGGCTCCGATAACTCGTCGTATAGCCGTCGTATAGCTGATTTCAATTCTTTAAGGACTTATCTTGACACAAACTATCCGAACGATAATATCATGATTATGGGTGACTATAATGACGACGTTGATCAATCAATCTACATTGATGCCGCGACCAGCGCAACGAATGTTACGTCATTCAGTGCGCTGTCAACATCAGCAAATTATACAGTGGTCACCAAGCAACTAAGTAATTGTAATGTTCCCAGTACGGCTTCTTATCCTGACATCATCGACCATTTGACTGTGTCGAATGAGATTAGCACGAACGGAACATTTACAGCAAGTGGCATCCAATACATAACGAATTCTGTCAATAATGTTCGTCCTGTTACAGGAGGCACCACTACATCTGACCACTATCCGGTAACAGCCCGATTCCTGCTTGCAGCTCCCGATTTGACACCTACGCTCGATCTGCCACAGGCGAATTTCAACACGAATACTACCAATAACTTTGCGGCTTATATTACAGAAGTAGGTGGTAATCTTCCAACCACAGGCAATACGATAATTACAATTACTGCGCCTACGGGCTACACAATTGGCTTCGACAATACGATCAGCAGCATCAATGTGACAGACGGCACTACGAACCTTGCGGTTGATAACACCAAATGGAGCGTTACGAACAATGTATCTAATATCCAGCTAACCCTGACGCTCGCAGTTGGGCAATCTATCGGTGTAAGTGGCAAATCGACGCTTGGCTTTAGTCTCACACGCACGACGGCTAACTCAGGTAGCACGTCAAGCGTTACGGTTAATGTCAGCAATGATGCTACACAGGCGTACGATAGTAACATAACCAATAACGTATATTCCCGTATTATCAGCGGCCTGTAA
- a CDS encoding lasso peptide biosynthesis B2 protein: protein MKNWWKRLREFSNLTLTDKLLLIHTAMVLTLVRLGLKLLSFQQFRTLYGKLLTVNKSANTSDTLISRRVWAIQKISTPLAAVCLPQALALAYFLRKDKGIELIVGVQKKHTFEAHAWVEKSGRILIGESPDNSFKPLWVWQ, encoded by the coding sequence ATGAAAAACTGGTGGAAACGCTTGCGAGAGTTTTCTAACTTAACCCTTACCGATAAGTTACTGCTCATACACACGGCTATGGTTTTGACTTTAGTGCGGCTGGGGCTAAAATTGCTATCGTTTCAGCAGTTTAGAACCCTATATGGCAAGCTTCTGACGGTAAATAAATCGGCAAACACATCCGATACATTAATTAGTCGGCGGGTTTGGGCTATACAGAAAATAAGTACCCCATTGGCGGCTGTTTGTTTGCCTCAGGCGTTGGCATTGGCTTATTTCTTAAGGAAGGATAAAGGCATTGAGCTAATTGTAGGGGTTCAGAAAAAGCATACTTTTGAAGCTCACGCGTGGGTCGAGAAAAGCGGGCGAATCCTGATTGGCGAATCGCCCGACAATAGTTTTAAACCGCTTTGGGTGTGGCAGTAA
- a CDS encoding mechanosensitive ion channel family protein: protein MLATNLQSERFLRRHPVADKTAEMLFLIATTWLVIQLLKVGELRLINEYDTTKDVNLSQRKFVTQVRFFRRMIAIVVIILGTSLLLISFQGSRKVGLSVLTSAGVVSVVIGFAAQKTLANLLAGIQIAFNQQIRLDDAVVVEKEWGRIEEINMTSVIVRLWDRRRLILPITYFVETPFENWTRSDASIVGSVFLYLDYNVPVDKIRAQARKIAENDPLWTGDAFAVQVTDTTPTCIQIRILVSAPDAPSAFDLRCHMREQLIEFIRDEYPQNLPQTRLVLAEELKKDV, encoded by the coding sequence TTGCTGGCAACCAATCTACAATCGGAGCGTTTTCTGCGTCGGCATCCCGTTGCCGATAAAACAGCCGAAATGCTGTTTCTGATTGCCACTACCTGGCTGGTTATTCAGCTACTAAAGGTTGGCGAATTGCGCCTGATCAATGAATATGATACCACGAAAGATGTCAATCTTTCGCAACGAAAGTTCGTTACGCAGGTTCGGTTTTTTCGCCGGATGATTGCGATTGTTGTGATCATCCTGGGGACTTCATTGCTGCTTATCTCGTTTCAGGGAAGTCGAAAAGTAGGATTGAGTGTACTGACCTCAGCAGGTGTTGTATCGGTTGTTATTGGGTTTGCGGCACAGAAAACACTCGCCAATTTGCTGGCCGGTATTCAGATTGCCTTTAACCAACAAATTCGCTTAGATGACGCCGTGGTTGTCGAAAAAGAATGGGGACGTATCGAAGAAATTAACATGACGAGCGTGATTGTCCGACTTTGGGACCGCCGTCGGTTGATTTTGCCAATTACCTATTTTGTCGAAACTCCGTTTGAGAACTGGACTCGTTCCGACGCATCTATTGTTGGGTCAGTTTTTCTCTATCTGGATTATAACGTTCCTGTCGATAAAATTCGGGCGCAAGCTCGAAAGATTGCCGAAAACGACCCACTATGGACGGGCGATGCGTTTGCCGTTCAGGTGACCGATACCACGCCAACTTGTATTCAGATACGCATATTAGTATCAGCGCCAGATGCACCATCAGCTTTTGATCTACGCTGCCATATGCGCGAACAGCTAATCGAATTCATTCGGGATGAATACCCACAAA